One part of the Truepera radiovictrix DSM 17093 genome encodes these proteins:
- a CDS encoding phenylacetic acid degradation protein: protein METQWPRWEVFKQDAPKRPHQAIGTVHATDPEHALLVARNVFVRRPSAVSLWVAPADRVLTVTQEELQGGRREEASAAKDAQRFQVFCKTSHKQSLAFADHQGEVRARSPWEALARAQETFAVATPLAWMIVPEDAIVRTRDEDAPSWFDPARTKTYKQQSAYGTVSAAPRAKARPGGV, encoded by the coding sequence ATGGAGACGCAGTGGCCCCGCTGGGAGGTCTTTAAACAAGACGCCCCCAAGCGCCCCCACCAGGCGATCGGTACGGTGCACGCCACCGACCCCGAACACGCCCTTTTGGTCGCTCGCAACGTCTTCGTGCGGCGCCCGAGCGCTGTGAGCCTCTGGGTCGCACCCGCGGACAGGGTCCTGACGGTGACGCAAGAGGAGCTGCAGGGGGGGCGGCGAGAGGAGGCGAGTGCGGCGAAAGACGCGCAGCGCTTCCAGGTCTTCTGCAAAACGTCGCACAAGCAGTCGCTCGCGTTTGCCGACCACCAGGGGGAGGTGCGCGCGCGTTCCCCTTGGGAGGCTCTGGCGCGGGCACAGGAGACCTTTGCGGTCGCTACCCCGCTCGCCTGGATGATCGTCCCGGAAGACGCCATCGTCCGCACCCGCGACGAAGACGCGCCGAGCTGGTTCGACCCAGCTCGCACAAAGACCTACAAGCAGCAGTCCGCCTATGGGACGGTCAGCGCCGCCCCCAGGGCGAAGGCGCGGCCCGGGGGGGTGTGA
- the paaA gene encoding 1,2-phenylacetyl-CoA epoxidase subunit PaaA — MSVTIAGVETDPAYEAKLAAFEARIAAGERIEPGDWMPEAYRKQLIRMISQHAHSEVVGMLPEGEWIGRAPSLRRKLILIAKVQDEAGHGQYLYHAAETLGATREEMTEALLTGRAKYSSVFNYPTLTWADVGMIGWLVDGAAIKNQTMLARCSYGPYSRAMVRICTEETFHHKQGKEMVIRYAQGTPKQRQMAQDALDRWWWPSLMMLGPHDSDSPNTPQLVKWGIKTKTNDEVRQEFIAEHAPELQEAGLVIPDPELRQNPDGTWHHGPIDWDEFWRVVRGDGICNKARLEAKNRAHDEGRWVREALQAYSERGRAQAA, encoded by the coding sequence ATGTCCGTGACCATAGCAGGAGTGGAGACCGACCCGGCCTACGAGGCCAAACTCGCCGCCTTCGAGGCGCGCATCGCCGCGGGTGAACGCATCGAACCCGGTGACTGGATGCCCGAGGCGTACCGCAAACAGCTCATTCGCATGATCAGCCAACACGCGCACAGCGAAGTCGTCGGGATGCTCCCCGAGGGCGAGTGGATCGGCCGGGCGCCCAGCTTGCGCCGCAAACTCATCTTGATCGCCAAGGTGCAAGACGAGGCGGGGCACGGCCAATACCTCTACCACGCCGCCGAAACGCTCGGCGCTACCCGCGAGGAGATGACCGAAGCGCTGCTGACGGGCAGAGCCAAGTACTCTTCGGTCTTTAACTACCCTACCCTCACCTGGGCGGACGTCGGCATGATCGGTTGGTTGGTCGACGGCGCCGCCATCAAAAACCAGACCATGCTGGCGCGCTGCTCGTATGGGCCCTACTCGAGGGCGATGGTCCGCATCTGCACCGAGGAAACGTTCCACCACAAGCAGGGCAAAGAGATGGTGATCCGCTACGCGCAGGGCACCCCTAAACAGCGCCAGATGGCGCAAGACGCCCTCGACCGCTGGTGGTGGCCCAGCTTGATGATGCTCGGGCCGCACGACAGCGACTCGCCCAACACCCCGCAGCTGGTCAAGTGGGGCATCAAGACCAAAACCAACGACGAGGTGCGTCAGGAGTTCATCGCCGAGCACGCTCCCGAGCTGCAGGAGGCGGGGCTGGTGATCCCCGACCCCGAACTTCGGCAGAACCCCGACGGCACCTGGCACCACGGACCGATCGATTGGGACGAGTTTTGGCGGGTCGTTAGAGGCGACGGTATCTGCAACAAGGCGCGGCTTGAAGCCAAGAATAGGGCGCACGACGAGGGCCGCTGGGTGCGCGAGGCGCTGCAGGCCTATAGCGAACGCGGGCGCGCGCAGGCCGCCTGA
- the paaD gene encoding 1,2-phenylacetyl-CoA epoxidase subunit PaaD encodes MTQAAAQTQKTPEEVWALLETVMDPELPVVSVVELGVVREVMVEGGRVRVTLTPTFSACPALRVMQDEIRGVLEPFFTEVVLATKLSPPWSSDWIAESARAKLQAFGIAPPQPSAELLSLQPAPTPCPRCGSLDTEVKNTFGPTLCKALLYCNRCREPFEGFKAV; translated from the coding sequence ATGACGCAGGCTGCCGCGCAGACGCAGAAGACGCCGGAAGAGGTGTGGGCGCTCCTTGAAACGGTGATGGACCCGGAGTTGCCGGTGGTCTCGGTCGTCGAGTTGGGCGTGGTCCGGGAGGTGATGGTCGAAGGGGGGCGCGTTCGCGTCACCCTCACCCCGACCTTTTCGGCGTGTCCAGCGCTGCGGGTGATGCAAGACGAGATAAGAGGGGTGCTCGAGCCCTTTTTCACCGAGGTCGTCCTTGCAACGAAGCTGTCGCCCCCCTGGAGCAGCGACTGGATCGCCGAGAGCGCGCGGGCGAAGCTGCAAGCGTTCGGGATCGCGCCGCCGCAGCCGAGCGCTGAGCTGCTCTCGCTGCAACCCGCGCCGACGCCCTGCCCCCGCTGCGGGTCGCTCGACACCGAAGTCAAGAACACCTTTGGGCCCACGCTGTGTAAAGCGCTCCTCTACTGCAACCGCTGCCGGGAGCCGTTCGAGGGGTTTAAGGCAGTGTAG
- the paaC gene encoding 1,2-phenylacetyl-CoA epoxidase subunit PaaC, whose product MDDALKTALIAKLTALADDELVLAHRNAEWTGHAPILEEDIALANLAQDELGHATLWYELRAALDGSDPDRVVYFRDASAYRNVPLVELPKGDWALTMLRQFLFDAYEWVLLERLEGSAYAPIAEASAKMRREERFHLQHARAWVERLGLGTEESHRRMQEALGVLWPHTEALFTPLAGDAQLVAAGFAPDVSVLKTPWLALVEPHLKASGLRVPGFQRTPYGRTRHTEHLEALLEELQAVARLEPDTAIW is encoded by the coding sequence ATGGACGACGCGCTCAAAACAGCCCTCATCGCCAAGCTCACCGCGCTAGCTGACGACGAACTCGTCCTCGCGCATCGCAACGCCGAGTGGACGGGCCACGCGCCCATCCTAGAAGAGGACATCGCGCTCGCTAACCTCGCGCAGGACGAGCTCGGCCACGCCACGCTGTGGTACGAGCTGCGCGCGGCCTTGGACGGCAGCGACCCCGACCGCGTGGTGTACTTCCGGGACGCGTCCGCGTACCGCAACGTCCCGCTCGTGGAGCTGCCCAAGGGCGACTGGGCGCTCACCATGCTGCGCCAGTTTCTCTTCGACGCCTACGAGTGGGTGCTTTTAGAGCGCCTGGAGGGGAGCGCCTACGCGCCCATCGCCGAGGCGAGCGCCAAGATGCGCCGCGAGGAGCGCTTTCACCTGCAGCACGCGCGCGCTTGGGTCGAGCGCTTGGGGCTCGGTACCGAGGAGTCGCACCGGCGCATGCAGGAGGCCCTGGGGGTGTTGTGGCCGCACACGGAGGCGCTCTTTACGCCCCTAGCGGGGGACGCGCAGCTCGTCGCGGCGGGTTTCGCGCCCGACGTGTCGGTGCTGAAAACGCCCTGGTTGGCCCTCGTCGAGCCGCATCTCAAGGCGTCGGGGTTGCGCGTGCCGGGGTTTCAGCGCACCCCCTACGGGCGCACGCGTCACACCGAACACCTCGAGGCGCTCCTTGAGGAGCTGCAGGCGGTAGCGCGGCTCGAGCCCGACACGGCGATCTGGTAG
- a CDS encoding sugar ABC transporter ATP-binding protein: protein MDLLRLEGIRKSFGGVRALKGVSFTLRAGEVHALVGENGAGKSTLIKVLSGVYRPDEGEIVLDGERVLFSSPRHAQAAGIATIHQETSLFPDLSVLENLFMGRQPTRGGRIRWGVMRAEAEALLRRLNLQLPLNARLGDLGKARAQLVEIAKALLQRARLLILDEPTAALTQRDVRSLFVTLRELQTQGVSMIYISHRLEEIFEIAQQVTVLRDGEAVGWGRVAQIDQDWLIAKMVGRVHKALYPRTLRPPGRVLLDVQGLSQPGAFKDVSFRVHEGEIVALAGLVGSGRSEVARALFGIDPYASGTATLLGEPLPRNPRRAVRQGLAMVPEDRGKEGLIGALSVQQNLSLATLRLGTRLDFAREASRAREAIAELGIRPANGEMAARNLSGGNQQKVVIGKWLATQPKLLILDEPTQGVDVGAKAEIHRLMDALVAQGLGVLMISSELLEVLGMADRILVMRGGRIVAELPRGASQEDVMRAATGARAGAAVEAVA, encoded by the coding sequence ATGGATCTACTGCGCTTAGAAGGGATCCGCAAGAGCTTCGGGGGCGTTCGGGCGCTTAAGGGCGTCTCGTTCACCCTCCGCGCCGGGGAGGTGCACGCGCTCGTCGGCGAAAACGGCGCGGGCAAGTCGACCCTGATCAAGGTGCTCTCGGGCGTCTATCGCCCCGACGAGGGCGAGATCGTCCTAGACGGCGAGCGCGTTCTTTTCAGCTCGCCACGGCACGCCCAGGCGGCCGGCATCGCCACCATTCACCAGGAGACGAGCCTATTTCCCGACCTCTCCGTCCTCGAGAACCTCTTTATGGGGCGGCAGCCGACGCGGGGGGGCCGCATCCGCTGGGGCGTGATGCGCGCCGAAGCGGAGGCGCTTTTGAGGCGCCTCAACCTGCAGCTACCCCTTAACGCACGCCTAGGGGATCTCGGCAAGGCCAGGGCGCAGCTCGTCGAGATCGCCAAGGCCCTCTTGCAGCGAGCGCGCCTTCTCATCCTGGACGAACCCACGGCAGCCCTGACCCAGCGCGACGTGCGGAGCCTGTTTGTCACCCTGCGCGAACTGCAAACGCAAGGGGTCAGCATGATCTACATCTCGCACCGCTTGGAGGAGATCTTCGAGATCGCCCAGCAGGTCACGGTGCTGCGCGACGGCGAGGCGGTCGGTTGGGGCCGGGTCGCGCAGATCGACCAAGACTGGCTGATCGCCAAGATGGTCGGGCGCGTCCACAAGGCGCTCTACCCGCGCACGCTGCGCCCTCCCGGGCGGGTGCTGCTAGACGTCCAGGGTCTCAGCCAACCGGGTGCTTTCAAGGACGTGTCGTTTCGGGTGCACGAGGGCGAGATCGTGGCGCTTGCGGGGCTCGTCGGCTCGGGGCGGAGCGAGGTCGCGCGCGCGCTTTTCGGTATCGACCCCTATGCGAGCGGGACGGCCACGCTCCTCGGGGAGCCGCTGCCGCGCAACCCGCGGCGGGCGGTGCGCCAAGGCCTGGCGATGGTCCCCGAGGACCGCGGCAAGGAGGGGCTCATCGGCGCTTTAAGCGTGCAGCAGAACCTCTCGCTCGCGACCTTGCGGCTCGGCACACGCCTCGACTTCGCGCGGGAGGCGTCGCGCGCGCGCGAGGCGATCGCCGAGCTCGGCATCCGCCCCGCCAACGGCGAGATGGCGGCGCGCAACCTCTCGGGGGGCAACCAGCAAAAGGTCGTCATCGGCAAGTGGCTGGCGACCCAGCCCAAACTCCTCATCCTAGACGAACCCACGCAAGGGGTCGACGTCGGCGCGAAGGCCGAGATTCACCGCCTGATGGACGCGCTCGTGGCGCAGGGACTCGGCGTGCTGATGATCTCGAGCGAACTCCTGGAGGTACTCGGCATGGCCGACCGCATTCTGGTGATGCGCGGCGGTCGAATCGTCGCGGAGCTGCCGCGCGGCGCCTCGCAAGAGGATGTGATGCGCGCGGCGACCGGCGCCCGAGCAGGCGCCGCCGTGGAGGCGGTAGCGTGA
- a CDS encoding ABC transporter substrate-binding protein, giving the protein MRDPKRTLALGLLLVLSVVHNAALAQACSGRLVTHAMGNTCVPETVTRVVALETGELDSAVMLGLAPVGAGSWLGADDPWPDYLADALGGTTYLGLGDRPNLEAIAALAPDLILGSKLRHEALYAQLSQVAPTVFTETVGAPWKENLRLHGEALGRAAEAQALLEAYEARAAAFRERLGDRAPTISVVRFLPREIRVYQRASFSGSVLADAGLPRPPSGDVDGFAASITEEGVPEIGGDVLFVSVYGPKAETAYPRVTSGPLWAGLEAVRRGRVYEVAEDIWMLGVGVGAAERILDDLEIYLEHYTRASGAPRGE; this is encoded by the coding sequence ATGAGAGACCCCAAACGTACCCTCGCCCTAGGGCTCCTGCTTGTCCTCAGCGTTGTCCACAACGCGGCCCTGGCTCAGGCGTGTAGCGGCCGGCTCGTCACGCACGCCATGGGTAACACCTGCGTGCCGGAGACCGTGACGCGCGTTGTCGCGCTCGAGACCGGCGAACTGGACAGCGCCGTGATGCTCGGGCTAGCGCCCGTCGGTGCGGGGTCGTGGCTCGGCGCCGATGACCCTTGGCCGGACTACTTAGCGGACGCGCTTGGGGGCACGACCTACCTCGGTCTGGGGGATCGGCCCAACTTGGAGGCCATCGCCGCCCTTGCACCCGACCTCATCTTGGGCAGCAAGCTGCGGCACGAGGCGCTCTACGCGCAGCTGTCACAAGTCGCCCCGACGGTCTTCACCGAAACCGTCGGCGCCCCCTGGAAGGAGAACTTGCGGCTGCACGGCGAAGCGCTCGGCCGCGCGGCCGAAGCGCAGGCGCTCTTGGAGGCTTACGAAGCGCGCGCGGCGGCCTTTCGGGAGCGGCTCGGCGACAGAGCACCCACGATCTCTGTCGTGCGCTTTTTACCCCGCGAAATCCGCGTCTATCAAAGAGCGTCCTTTAGCGGTAGCGTGTTGGCGGACGCCGGACTGCCGCGGCCGCCGTCGGGTGACGTCGACGGCTTTGCGGCGAGCATCACCGAGGAGGGCGTGCCCGAGATCGGCGGCGACGTCCTCTTTGTCAGCGTGTACGGTCCCAAAGCGGAGACCGCTTACCCGCGCGTTACCAGCGGGCCGCTCTGGGCGGGCCTCGAGGCGGTGCGACGGGGGCGCGTCTACGAGGTCGCCGAAGACATCTGGATGCTGGGCGTCGGCGTCGGCGCGGCGGAACGCATCCTAGATGACCTCGAGATCTACCTAGAGCACTACACCCGCGCGAGCGGGGCGCCAAGGGGTGAGTAA
- a CDS encoding AI-2E family transporter, translating into MKSLRLIWDNVYLRALIIVAGVALALYVLNLTRLAWRSFLIALLVAYLVNPLLVRLERRRVPRAVGVSLIMTALVLFVIVALLLLSSILVDLAQLPAALGRSLTQLPSWLQSEDPPEWLQNLNLLADNQQELLVFWSDLRQNVLNWLELNARTLVRQIIQGTQGLVTGFFNLFILFVFIAFTMAGFPTIRQSLYELFPERRQPLARDLGMKLDAAVGGYLRAKVLEAGIMFVVSATVLSLLGVPNPLALGLINAMLNPVPYIGPIIATMIEALVALTVSWQLALITALVMFAIEQIDGNILGPMLLSKGVDVHPVAILSAVTAGGALFGFWGVITAIPVTAFLQLLYRDYYKTSAWYRRRTSSLEPSVEPTPSPVAAFTQERAAVSSYDE; encoded by the coding sequence GTGAAGAGCTTAAGGCTCATCTGGGACAACGTATATTTGCGCGCCCTCATCATCGTCGCCGGCGTCGCGCTCGCCCTTTACGTGCTCAACTTGACGCGGCTCGCGTGGCGCAGCTTTTTGATCGCGCTGCTCGTGGCCTACCTGGTCAACCCGCTTCTGGTGCGGCTCGAACGCCGCCGCGTGCCGCGCGCCGTAGGCGTCTCGCTCATCATGACGGCGCTCGTGCTCTTTGTCATCGTCGCGTTGTTGCTCCTTAGCAGCATTCTCGTCGACTTAGCGCAGCTGCCAGCCGCCCTGGGCCGTTCGCTCACCCAACTCCCCAGCTGGCTGCAGTCCGAAGACCCGCCCGAATGGCTACAAAACCTCAACCTTTTAGCCGACAACCAGCAGGAGCTGCTCGTGTTCTGGAGCGACCTGCGGCAAAACGTCCTGAACTGGCTCGAACTGAACGCGCGCACCCTCGTGCGCCAGATTATCCAGGGAACCCAGGGGCTCGTCACGGGGTTTTTCAACCTCTTTATCCTGTTCGTCTTTATCGCCTTTACCATGGCCGGGTTTCCCACCATCCGGCAGAGCCTCTACGAACTTTTCCCCGAACGTAGGCAACCCCTTGCGCGCGACCTCGGGATGAAGCTCGACGCGGCCGTAGGGGGCTACCTGCGCGCCAAGGTGCTCGAGGCCGGTATCATGTTCGTCGTCTCGGCGACCGTCTTGTCGCTCCTCGGCGTCCCGAACCCTTTGGCGCTCGGGTTGATCAACGCCATGCTCAACCCCGTGCCCTATATCGGGCCTATCATCGCCACCATGATCGAGGCCCTCGTGGCGCTTACGGTCTCCTGGCAGCTCGCCTTGATCACCGCGCTGGTGATGTTCGCCATTGAACAGATCGACGGCAACATCCTCGGGCCGATGCTGCTCTCCAAAGGCGTCGACGTTCACCCCGTCGCCATCTTGTCGGCCGTCACCGCTGGTGGGGCGCTCTTCGGGTTCTGGGGCGTGATTACAGCCATTCCGGTCACAGCCTTTTTACAGCTGCTCTACCGCGACTACTACAAGACCAGCGCGTGGTACCGGCGGCGCACCTCCTCGCTCGAGCCCTCGGTCGAACCTACCCCGAGCCCCGTCGCCGCGTTTACGCAGGAGCGGGCTGCGGTCTCGAGCTATGATGAGTAA
- a CDS encoding FecCD family ABC transporter permease produces the protein MGDPVREVRHPHHPEPRDRSARGRLWGYGRGSRGPSRPALTLLVLGGLVVAACLLSLNLGFIRIGPLEVLQTFLGQGTDQQELVLYQFRLPRIVLALLVGVSLALSGSILQGVAQNGLADPGILGINAGAGVAVVALLYFTAAGTAPAFALPAAAFVGAAGAAVLIYAFAYKGGTVTPGRLLLVGIAVNAGLGAAMLVLSLRLDQQLYSYAVAWLEGTIAGTSWRYVVALLPWTALLAPLAFAKARTLNVLNLGENVATGLGAGVERQRLLLVGIAVALAGSAVAVSGGIGFVGLVAPHLARRLVGPNHRVMLPAAALSGALLLVIADTLARNLFAPVELPVGIVVAAIGAPYFLFLLARTGP, from the coding sequence ATGGGCGACCCCGTGCGCGAGGTTCGTCACCCGCACCACCCCGAGCCCCGCGACCGCAGCGCGCGCGGTCGGTTGTGGGGGTACGGGCGCGGCTCGCGTGGACCTAGTAGACCGGCGCTCACGCTCCTCGTATTGGGGGGGCTCGTCGTCGCAGCGTGCCTGTTGAGCCTCAACCTGGGCTTTATCCGCATCGGTCCGCTGGAGGTTCTCCAGACCTTTTTGGGCCAGGGCACCGACCAGCAGGAGCTCGTGCTGTACCAGTTCAGGCTGCCTCGGATCGTCCTCGCCCTGCTCGTCGGGGTGTCCTTGGCGCTCTCGGGGAGCATCTTACAAGGGGTGGCGCAAAACGGGCTCGCCGACCCCGGCATCCTAGGGATCAACGCGGGCGCAGGGGTGGCGGTCGTCGCCCTTCTCTACTTCACGGCAGCGGGCACCGCACCGGCCTTTGCGCTGCCCGCTGCCGCTTTCGTGGGAGCGGCGGGGGCGGCAGTGCTCATCTACGCTTTTGCCTACAAAGGTGGCACCGTCACCCCAGGTCGTTTGCTTTTGGTCGGTATCGCCGTCAACGCCGGCCTGGGAGCCGCCATGCTGGTCCTGTCGCTGCGCCTCGACCAGCAGCTCTACAGCTACGCGGTGGCGTGGTTGGAGGGCACCATCGCCGGCACCTCGTGGCGCTACGTCGTGGCCCTCCTGCCCTGGACGGCCCTCCTCGCGCCGCTCGCGTTCGCCAAGGCCCGCACCCTCAACGTGCTCAACTTGGGGGAAAACGTCGCTACCGGCCTAGGCGCCGGCGTGGAGCGGCAGCGGCTCCTCCTCGTCGGCATCGCCGTCGCGCTCGCCGGGTCGGCTGTGGCCGTATCGGGGGGGATCGGCTTCGTCGGCCTCGTGGCACCGCACCTAGCGCGGCGGCTCGTGGGCCCCAATCACCGCGTGATGCTACCCGCTGCGGCGCTCTCGGGGGCCCTGCTCTTGGTCATCGCCGACACCTTGGCGCGCAACCTCTTTGCACCCGTCGAGCTCCCCGTAGGGATCGTCGTTGCAGCCATCGGCGCACCGTACTTTCTCTTCTTGCTCGCGCGCACCGGGCCCTAG
- a CDS encoding ABC transporter permease: MRSRELSVAVFLAFLALLLALFAPGFYNTSNALNLLVNMSYLMIAAVGMTAVILTGQIDISVGAILAACATVAGYSAKAGVPIPAVFLLAVATGAALGAVNGALVAYVRVHSIVVTLATLAVVRGAIILITGGSWIYDLPANFRALGTGTLLGVPIPVWLMAGVTLLGWYLLSHTRWGRSVYALGSSPEAARLAGIPVRWTQLSVFVFQGALVGVATMAFATRFTTIQSNTGSGFEFLVITAVVVGGTNIFGGSGTLLGTFLGALLVSATGTTLTFLRISAFWEGALQGLFILVSVTLDAIRSRRTPLSRTHVEEPLDVPT; this comes from the coding sequence GTGAGGTCGCGGGAGCTGTCGGTCGCGGTCTTTCTGGCCTTTCTGGCGCTTTTGCTGGCGCTCTTTGCCCCCGGGTTTTACAACACCAGCAACGCGCTCAACCTGCTCGTCAACATGTCCTACCTGATGATCGCCGCCGTCGGGATGACCGCCGTTATCCTCACGGGCCAGATCGACATCTCGGTCGGGGCGATTCTAGCCGCTTGCGCGACCGTGGCAGGCTACAGCGCCAAAGCGGGCGTCCCCATCCCGGCCGTTTTTCTCCTGGCCGTCGCTACCGGCGCGGCGCTCGGGGCCGTCAACGGCGCGCTGGTGGCGTACGTGCGGGTGCACTCGATCGTGGTGACGCTCGCCACGCTCGCGGTGGTTCGCGGCGCCATCATCCTCATCACCGGTGGCAGCTGGATCTACGACCTCCCCGCGAACTTCCGCGCGCTCGGCACCGGCACCCTGCTGGGCGTGCCCATCCCCGTGTGGCTGATGGCGGGCGTGACGCTTCTGGGCTGGTATCTGCTGTCGCACACGCGCTGGGGCCGGAGCGTCTACGCGCTCGGCTCGAGCCCCGAAGCGGCGCGGCTCGCCGGTATCCCCGTGCGCTGGACGCAGCTGAGCGTCTTTGTCTTTCAGGGGGCGCTCGTCGGGGTCGCCACGATGGCCTTCGCCACGCGCTTTACCACCATTCAATCGAACACCGGGAGCGGCTTCGAGTTTCTGGTCATCACCGCAGTCGTCGTGGGCGGGACGAACATCTTCGGGGGTTCGGGGACGCTTTTAGGCACCTTTTTAGGCGCCCTGCTCGTCTCGGCGACCGGCACCACGCTGACGTTTTTGCGCATCTCCGCCTTTTGGGAAGGGGCGCTGCAGGGGCTTTTCATCCTCGTGTCGGTGACGCTCGACGCCATCCGGAGCCGCCGCACCCCCCTCAGCCGCACCCACGTCGAGGAGCCCCTAGATGTCCCGACCTGA
- a CDS encoding TetR/AcrR family transcriptional regulator codes for MDRRSEILTTAGHLFRERGYHATSMRDIAASLELRGSSLYAHIDSKEEVLWEIVNRAADAFLAHAEAVEARALAPRERLRALIAGHLQVIVQELPRATVFFHEWKFLSPERRAQVTECRDRYEGFFRRAVEAGVASGDFATEDPKLAALFILSALNWTYQWFREGGELALEALTERYTSLVLNALGGCP; via the coding sequence ATGGACCGCCGTAGCGAAATCCTTACCACCGCCGGTCATCTCTTCCGCGAGCGCGGCTACCACGCGACCTCGATGCGCGACATCGCCGCCTCGCTCGAGCTGCGCGGCAGCTCGCTATACGCGCACATCGATTCCAAAGAGGAGGTGCTGTGGGAGATCGTCAACCGCGCCGCCGACGCTTTTTTAGCGCACGCCGAAGCGGTCGAGGCGCGCGCCCTGGCGCCCCGCGAGCGCCTGCGCGCCCTTATCGCGGGGCATCTGCAGGTGATCGTGCAGGAGCTGCCGCGCGCCACGGTCTTTTTCCACGAGTGGAAGTTCCTTTCGCCCGAGCGTCGCGCGCAGGTCACCGAGTGCCGTGACCGCTACGAGGGCTTTTTTCGGCGCGCCGTCGAGGCGGGGGTCGCGAGCGGCGACTTCGCTACCGAGGATCCGAAGCTAGCGGCGCTCTTTATCCTCTCCGCGCTCAACTGGACCTATCAGTGGTTTCGTGAGGGGGGCGAGCTGGCTCTGGAGGCGCTGACGGAGCGCTACACGAGCCTCGTCTTAAACGCTCTAGGAGGATGTCCGTGA
- a CDS encoding FecCD family ABC transporter permease: protein MNRSLEPASPDVRSRPLAATLLMLGCLAALAAGLVWSVSVGAATIDLKTVWAAVFTPNPELTAHQIIQEVRLPRVLSGAMVGASFAVAGAIMQGMTRNPLADPSILGLNAGASLFLVLTFVLRPGTGYTELILISFCGAGFGAALVYGVGSLARGGLTPVKLALAGAAVAALLASLTSGLIITFNLAQDVLFYTAGGLQGTRWEQVRLMLPWFGAAMVGGLALSRSVTLLSLGEDVAKGLGLRTGLVRALCTVVVLLLAGASVAVAGGVGFVGLVVPHVARALVGLDYRLILPSSALLGALLLVLADLGARMVNPPFETPVGLLTALVGVPFFLYLARRDKRGM, encoded by the coding sequence ATGAACCGCAGCCTCGAGCCCGCCTCCCCCGACGTTCGCTCCCGCCCGCTCGCCGCGACCCTCTTGATGCTGGGCTGCCTCGCGGCGCTCGCTGCCGGGCTCGTCTGGTCCGTGTCGGTGGGCGCCGCGACCATCGACCTCAAAACCGTCTGGGCGGCCGTCTTTACGCCCAACCCGGAGCTCACCGCGCACCAGATCATCCAAGAGGTGCGCTTGCCGCGCGTCCTTAGCGGCGCGATGGTCGGTGCGTCGTTCGCCGTGGCCGGGGCCATCATGCAGGGGATGACCCGCAACCCGCTCGCCGACCCCTCGATCCTAGGGCTCAACGCCGGCGCCAGCTTGTTTCTGGTACTCACCTTCGTGCTGCGGCCGGGAACGGGCTACACGGAGCTCATCCTCATCTCGTTTTGCGGGGCAGGGTTTGGAGCCGCGCTCGTGTACGGCGTCGGCTCGCTCGCCAGAGGTGGCCTCACCCCGGTCAAGCTGGCGCTCGCCGGAGCGGCGGTCGCAGCGCTTTTAGCCTCGCTCACCTCGGGGCTCATCATCACCTTTAACCTGGCGCAAGACGTCCTCTTTTACACCGCTGGAGGGCTGCAGGGGACGCGCTGGGAGCAGGTGCGGCTGATGCTGCCCTGGTTTGGCGCCGCGATGGTCGGCGGCCTCGCGCTCTCCCGCAGCGTCACCCTGCTCAGCCTCGGTGAGGACGTAGCCAAAGGGCTCGGGCTCCGAACGGGGCTCGTCAGGGCGCTCTGCACCGTGGTGGTGTTGCTCCTCGCGGGCGCGTCGGTCGCAGTCGCCGGAGGCGTCGGTTTCGTGGGACTCGTCGTGCCGCACGTCGCGCGCGCGCTCGTCGGGCTCGACTACCGCCTCATCCTCCCCTCGTCGGCGCTCTTGGGGGCGCTTCTGCTGGTTCTAGCCGACCTAGGCGCCCGCATGGTCAACCCCCCTTTCGAGACCCCCGTCGGGCTCCTGACCGCGCTCGTCGGCGTCCCCTTCTTTCTCTACCTCGCGCGGCGCGACAAGCGGGGGATGTGA